The Paenibacillus uliginis N3/975 genome has a window encoding:
- the fabD gene encoding ACP S-malonyltransferase: MRKLALLFPGQGSQYIGMGKDLLGRSATARAVFAEANDVLGFDLQALIANGSSEELTRTENAQPALLTVSVAAFRVYMEEIGVEPAYSAGHSLGEFSALTCAGVMTFQETLRLVRRRGQLMQEAASEGIGAMCAIMGSDSSRVEEACQRASISEHQEVVISNYNSSGQLVISGHRIAVEEAASELESLGARIAFLKVSAPFHSPLMKGAAIRFKEELASCTYRPFQWSVLSNVTGKPYESPDQVAFYLTEQLTAPVRWDMAMKLLSEQGVRIAAELGAKQVLTQFMRTDAKSIACYPYEKAAELDLLQKELEADKLELARQKASNNVVTRCLAAAVCTRNRNWDLEAYDQGFVLPYRQVQRLQEQLDENGEPPTQAQMHEALKLLKQMLDTKKVPEQEQQERFGDILKKTGTTALFPEFSPDSWVIA, encoded by the coding sequence ATGAGAAAGCTAGCGCTTCTATTTCCAGGTCAAGGCTCGCAATATATCGGGATGGGCAAGGACTTGCTTGGACGATCAGCAACAGCGAGAGCGGTATTCGCTGAAGCCAATGATGTATTGGGCTTTGATCTTCAAGCGCTTATCGCAAATGGAAGCTCTGAGGAGCTGACACGAACGGAAAATGCGCAGCCTGCGCTGCTTACCGTTAGCGTCGCAGCGTTCCGTGTATACATGGAGGAAATCGGTGTGGAGCCTGCCTATTCGGCCGGACACAGCTTAGGTGAGTTCTCGGCGCTGACCTGCGCAGGCGTGATGACATTCCAAGAGACGCTAAGGCTTGTAAGACGTCGAGGTCAGCTCATGCAGGAGGCAGCTTCCGAGGGTATCGGCGCGATGTGTGCGATTATGGGCAGCGATTCAAGCCGTGTAGAAGAGGCTTGCCAGCGCGCATCCATCTCCGAGCACCAAGAGGTTGTTATCTCCAACTACAACTCTTCCGGACAGCTTGTCATTTCCGGACATCGCATTGCGGTTGAGGAGGCGGCTTCCGAGCTCGAATCTCTTGGAGCCCGCATCGCATTTTTAAAAGTAAGTGCACCTTTCCATAGTCCGCTTATGAAGGGTGCGGCCATTCGGTTTAAAGAAGAGTTGGCCTCCTGCACCTATCGTCCGTTTCAATGGTCGGTGTTGTCCAACGTCACAGGTAAACCTTACGAGTCCCCGGATCAGGTTGCATTCTATCTGACCGAGCAACTTACCGCTCCTGTACGGTGGGATATGGCGATGAAGCTGCTCTCGGAGCAGGGTGTTCGTATTGCTGCGGAGCTTGGCGCGAAGCAGGTGCTCACACAGTTTATGCGAACAGATGCGAAGTCTATTGCTTGTTATCCGTATGAAAAAGCAGCAGAGCTTGATTTGCTTCAGAAGGAGCTGGAAGCCGACAAGCTGGAGCTGGCCCGCCAAAAAGCTTCCAATAACGTGGTCACAAGATGTCTTGCGGCTGCAGTATGCACGCGCAATCGCAATTGGGATCTAGAGGCGTATGATCAAGGTTTTGTCCTCCCTTATCGGCAAGTTCAACGATTGCAGGAGCAGCTGGATGAGAACGGGGAGCCGCCTACTCAAGCACAGATGCACGAGGCGCTCAAGCTGTTGAAGCAGATGCTGGATACCAAAAAAGTGCCGGAACAAGAGCAGCAGGAGCGTTTTGGCGACATTCTCAAGAAAACGGGTACAACTGCGTTGTTTCCAGAATTCTCGCCTGATTCATGGGTGATTGCTTGA
- a CDS encoding non-ribosomal peptide synthetase, with amino-acid sequence MRESRSTKLDKANVEDIVALTPMQEGLLFHYRSDRDKRYYTQQLSARLSGHCSVEAILQAWQNVARANDVLRTVFRWEKLEKPVQIVLKDMEIPIAVLDYSSYSAEQAEVMIAEFKARDRSKELDLEVEPMRITLCHINNESWEMIITWHHILFDGWSNGVLLKEFLQAYQTIVEGAEVPLRTAVKTPFKQFVQLLQRQDKALQRQYWEQEFQGWQERTSLNEQRELYEEGASGETKISHTLTISFQEVEAISRYTQRHEVTLAAYLYAAWGLLLGRYCGTEDVLFGTTVSGRTPELPGMEEMIGLFINTVPLRICWTSEEPVHQFVRSVNERLKRRVDYELTPLVDINAYSGADSYEPLFNSIMVVENYPLDTSIGQAGALRIEHYEMEESTHYGLTIGVQLKEPGELELEFAYDPSSFSKPMIMRLANHYKQIILRMYSKAELRINELELLTAEEMEELLFSFNQQSSACLKSEQLEPGLEDLVQLRFERRVMQSPDCTALICGEHSYTYQEINRAANRLAHQIRALGVHADKPVAIWLDRSEQLLIAMLAVLKSGAAYVPIDYDYAPGRINQILQDSGARILVMGDHVIPASIDFDGTCMCMEKVLSAPDAVEADPVPPVNNPSDAAYILYTSGSTGTPKGVVVEQSNLLAYVDAFQQEFHLTGRDSFLQQASCSFDQFVEEVYPVLLAGGQVVIARKTDVIDMPKLVQLIDRHQVTIVSCSPLLMNELNKQSGMDSVRIFISGGDVLKPEYMSELLKKAEVYNTYGPTEATVCATYHRCLPEHASRTSIPIGKPILNYRVYVLDAYGYPLPIGVPGEIFIAGAGVARGYLNRPELTERHFSSDPYDDGARMYRTGDIGLWLSDGSLLYVGRNDQQVKIRGYRVEPGDIEHHLLGLDAIDEAIVLAHQDEHGMITLASYVMINRDVTANELRDELSAVLPAYMIPTFFYRIDKVPRTPNGKLDRKALLQVTDRLAVTDDGASFEANDDSETECSIRRVWQEVLKVEHIGLHEHFFDLGGNSILLMQLHAKLEKEYGFGIQIVDLFSYTTIAKLAKWVDEKHSVPKQEEQAAWSVYQQLPATFFHRHLNGTGIGIVRFHLQSQLREAVDGLASDTEVESLDVLTGMALYLFSEWNEKTGAAIHSLRAEGEQVVPLSLDFTKISGFEELFQHVHQGRVNGTNAYHIGRIQSTHVKKGDDEVLPLIYRQQDLDIDAAWLDIYDMAWGIDIQADEHQLSISIKFNDKRMKKEAVQMLTNGYVDLLRQLSTSRVMS; translated from the coding sequence ATGAGAGAAAGTCGTTCAACCAAATTGGACAAGGCCAATGTGGAAGATATCGTTGCATTAACACCGATGCAGGAGGGCTTGCTGTTTCATTACAGAAGCGACAGGGACAAGAGGTACTACACACAGCAGCTTTCAGCACGCTTGTCCGGCCACTGCTCGGTTGAAGCTATTCTACAAGCATGGCAGAACGTTGCTCGCGCGAATGATGTGCTACGAACCGTATTTCGCTGGGAGAAGCTTGAGAAGCCTGTTCAGATTGTGCTGAAAGACATGGAAATCCCGATTGCCGTTCTGGATTACTCCAGCTATTCGGCTGAGCAGGCGGAAGTAATGATTGCCGAGTTTAAAGCACGTGATCGTTCGAAAGAACTTGACCTCGAAGTAGAACCGATGCGAATTACGCTATGTCATATAAACAACGAGTCTTGGGAGATGATCATCACATGGCATCATATCCTATTCGATGGTTGGAGCAATGGGGTACTGCTCAAGGAGTTTTTGCAGGCTTATCAAACCATTGTTGAAGGAGCGGAGGTGCCTTTAAGAACAGCTGTCAAGACTCCGTTTAAGCAGTTTGTGCAGCTGCTACAGCGTCAAGACAAGGCTTTGCAGCGGCAGTATTGGGAGCAGGAGTTTCAGGGTTGGCAGGAACGTACCTCGTTGAATGAACAGAGAGAGCTGTATGAGGAGGGTGCTTCAGGAGAAACGAAGATTTCTCACACTCTAACAATCTCGTTCCAAGAGGTAGAGGCTATTTCTCGTTATACCCAGCGCCATGAAGTAACGCTGGCTGCTTATCTGTATGCTGCATGGGGCTTACTGCTTGGACGATACTGCGGGACTGAGGATGTTCTATTTGGCACAACCGTATCAGGTAGAACGCCAGAGCTTCCTGGAATGGAGGAGATGATCGGCTTATTTATCAATACCGTTCCACTGCGGATATGCTGGACCTCGGAAGAGCCTGTCCATCAGTTCGTCAGATCTGTAAATGAGCGGCTCAAGCGTCGCGTAGATTATGAGCTGACACCCTTAGTTGATATAAACGCTTATAGTGGCGCTGATTCTTATGAGCCGTTATTCAACTCGATTATGGTTGTTGAAAACTACCCATTAGATACGAGCATAGGACAAGCAGGAGCCTTGCGAATTGAGCATTATGAGATGGAAGAATCCACGCATTATGGGCTGACGATCGGCGTTCAGCTAAAGGAACCAGGGGAGCTGGAGCTAGAGTTTGCTTATGATCCGAGCTCCTTCTCTAAGCCAATGATCATGAGGCTCGCCAACCACTATAAACAAATCATCCTGCGAATGTACAGCAAGGCTGAGCTCAGGATAAATGAGCTTGAGCTTCTGACAGCAGAAGAAATGGAAGAGCTTCTCTTCTCGTTTAACCAACAGTCGTCTGCGTGTCTTAAATCGGAGCAGCTAGAGCCTGGTCTCGAGGATCTTGTCCAGCTTCGATTCGAGAGACGGGTTATGCAATCACCGGACTGCACAGCTTTAATATGTGGAGAACACAGCTATACATATCAAGAAATCAACAGAGCGGCCAATCGGCTTGCGCATCAGATCAGAGCGCTTGGTGTTCATGCCGATAAACCTGTCGCGATATGGCTTGATCGATCCGAGCAGCTCCTCATTGCGATGCTGGCTGTACTAAAGTCGGGAGCGGCTTATGTGCCGATCGACTATGATTACGCTCCAGGCCGCATCAACCAGATTCTCCAGGATAGTGGAGCAAGAATATTGGTGATGGGTGACCATGTGATCCCAGCTTCGATTGATTTTGATGGCACTTGCATGTGTATGGAGAAGGTTCTGTCAGCGCCGGATGCAGTCGAAGCTGATCCTGTACCTCCTGTAAATAACCCTAGCGATGCAGCTTACATCCTGTACACATCAGGCTCGACAGGAACTCCGAAGGGTGTAGTTGTTGAGCAGAGCAACCTGTTGGCTTACGTTGATGCCTTCCAGCAGGAGTTTCACTTAACGGGCAGAGATAGCTTTTTGCAGCAAGCCTCCTGCTCCTTTGACCAATTTGTAGAGGAAGTATATCCGGTGCTACTCGCTGGCGGCCAGGTTGTGATTGCACGCAAGACCGATGTGATCGACATGCCGAAGCTTGTCCAGCTGATTGACCGTCATCAGGTCACGATCGTATCGTGCTCTCCTCTGCTTATGAACGAGCTTAATAAACAATCCGGAATGGACAGTGTCCGAATCTTTATAAGCGGTGGCGACGTTCTGAAGCCTGAGTATATGTCGGAGCTGCTCAAGAAGGCGGAGGTCTACAACACATACGGACCGACAGAAGCGACGGTGTGTGCAACGTATCATCGCTGCTTGCCGGAGCATGCTTCTCGAACGAGCATCCCAATCGGCAAACCCATTTTGAATTACCGCGTGTATGTCCTTGACGCTTATGGCTATCCGCTGCCAATAGGAGTGCCTGGGGAGATTTTCATTGCAGGAGCGGGTGTAGCAAGAGGTTATCTGAATCGACCTGAGCTCACGGAACGGCATTTTTCCTCCGATCCGTATGATGATGGTGCGCGCATGTATCGTACAGGCGACATCGGATTATGGCTTTCAGATGGAAGTCTGCTGTATGTCGGCAGAAATGACCAGCAAGTGAAGATTCGAGGCTATCGAGTAGAGCCGGGGGATATAGAGCATCACTTGCTTGGTCTTGATGCGATTGATGAAGCGATCGTGCTTGCGCATCAAGATGAACACGGCATGATAACACTTGCATCTTATGTCATGATCAATCGTGACGTAACCGCTAATGAGCTGCGGGATGAGCTATCGGCTGTATTGCCAGCTTACATGATTCCGACCTTCTTCTACCGTATTGACAAGGTTCCGAGGACCCCTAACGGCAAGCTGGATCGCAAAGCGCTGCTACAGGTCACGGACAGACTGGCTGTTACCGATGATGGAGCCTCATTTGAAGCGAACGATGATAGCGAGACGGAGTGCAGCATAAGGCGCGTGTGGCAGGAAGTGCTGAAGGTGGAGCATATCGGGCTACATGAACATTTCTTTGATCTTGGCGGCAATTCGATCTTGCTTATGCAGCTGCATGCCAAGCTAGAGAAGGAATATGGCTTTGGAATCCAGATCGTGGATCTTTTCTCCTATACGACAATCGCGAAGTTGGCAAAATGGGTGGATGAAAAGCATAGCGTTCCCAAGCAAGAGGAGCAGGCTGCATGGAGCGTTTATCAGCAGCTCCCAGCAACCTTTTTCCATCGTCATTTGAATGGCACCGGGATAGGAATTGTCCGGTTCCACCTTCAATCCCAATTAAGAGAGGCCGTTGATGGACTTGCTTCCGACACTGAAGTTGAATCGCTTGATGTATTAACAGGTATGGCGCTTTATTTGTTCAGTGAATGGAATGAGAAGACTGGCGCTGCAATCCACAGCTTACGTGCGGAAGGTGAACAGGTCGTTCCCTTATCTCTCGATTTTACGAAGATCAGTGGATTTGAAGAGCTGTTCCAGCATGTGCATCAGGGCCGAGTGAACGGGACGAATGCTTACCATATTGGACGCATTCAATCCACACATGTAAAGAAGGGAGATGATGAGGTGCTCCCTCTCATCTACCGCCAACAAGATCTAGACATCGATGCAGCATGGCTTGACATATACGATATGGCTTGGGGGATAGATATTCAGGCTGATGAACATCAGCTGTCTATTTCGATCAAATTCAACGACAAGCGGATGAAAAAGGAAGCGGTCCAGATGCTCACTAACGGGTATGTCGATCTGCTGCGCCAGCTAAGTACAAGCCGCGTGATGTCGTGA
- a CDS encoding type I polyketide synthase: MDFQSIKLNRKSIAELEDVAFDRTSSQDIAIVGIAVKLPLADTVEQFANNLKTGRDCVRPIPSLRKQDTDLYFKQMGLEPEDLAYGEAAYLDEIDKFDYSFFKLSPREASLLDPNQRLFLETAWRAIEDAGYGGGKLGGSPTGVYVGYGSDADYLKLIRQVEPEAVSMSMAGNVRPIIASRLSYLMDLRGPSFIVDSTCSSSLVAVHLACQAIRNGECDSAIVGGTQLHLIPIREYEVGIESSTSRARTFDDRADGTGTGEGVVAMMLKPLEQAIESRDHIYAVIKSSALNQDGGSVGITAPNAEAQEAVIADAWKRAGIDPETIGYIETHGTGTKLGDPIEVEGLKRAFRRFTDKRQFCAIGALKSNIGHLDNTAGIAGLLKAVLSLKNKCIYPTLHFDRPNRVIDFAESPVYVNDKLMEWKSGPHPRRCGVSSFGISGTNCHVILEEAPVERSWMKPQHDEYRLFVLSAQTVSALETYVDASLDYLMHRPSIDFGDLCYTLGTGRGHYRYRIAIAAKSVDEVVDELRSFKTAGFKGMQDRSQGESNSSLYADSIDRLQSQLEAIRSAAEVVFATYFSSDRMDRMLCAELGRLYVQGVSIPWERLYRQERRRRLSFPTYPFDRYRCWVNLTDHTSKGRARHTSAKRNDAYEAARNESHNQDQDQSAFYHQRRWLPEPLPQIGRKSHGCETILILTEDHQDSSPFVRRWKAVGSKVIEAAMGDSFKVVDVTKYIVRDEMEDYERLLHDAFDSFNSLGDRSLLIVDLRFAAFGNEDETLEKHEQQLEQSIYRLYRLIHALARRDGHESIAVTLVTSYADEVTAEQPRVRPEQFAMIGLSKAAGWENPNLKIRWIDVDEQSDLVESVCSELEVETTEYWTAYRQGKRYVECVDVLRLEEEVSSSLQPFFIRSQDINGTYLITGGLGSIGLLIVSHFVKESKGNIRLALMGRTALPPRDQWPDLEHADQDKKIVRAIRAIREMEDAGAQIEVIQADVSNKEQLSKAITSLRQRHGRIAGIVHAAGVSEGNLMSRLSAEELRSVIASKTTGTWLLDHLTRQDKPDFLVLYSSAITLVGGIGSGPYTAGNAYLDGYSAYRNRFGLRTLTINWPAWKETEKDEADEVDESKEMFCLMSQEDGIRAFQELLQASEAAPVRQAIVGRWNRGSHLFVLGELLPFRQSEQVQQALTRSITTDKTHAKADHRRSAGTANNGTFAAPNKWPTTHSEIEEAVAEAWKQVLGYEELDVHANFFEIGGDSILITRVHHYIDEEFPGLTTVADMFSYPTIARITDHLYDVVSDTEETGETTLESIEANSFNEAIFAMFERVKRGELSIENAVDLYRGMEVANG, from the coding sequence GTGGATTTTCAGTCAATCAAATTAAATCGCAAGTCTATAGCTGAGCTTGAGGATGTTGCCTTTGATCGAACATCGAGTCAGGATATCGCGATTGTCGGCATTGCGGTGAAGCTGCCGCTTGCAGATACGGTTGAGCAATTTGCTAACAATCTGAAGACAGGACGGGATTGTGTTAGACCGATCCCTTCACTGCGTAAGCAGGATACAGATTTGTATTTCAAGCAGATGGGGCTTGAGCCGGAGGATTTAGCCTATGGCGAGGCTGCTTATCTCGATGAAATTGATAAATTTGATTATTCCTTCTTTAAGCTATCGCCGCGAGAAGCGAGCTTACTGGACCCCAACCAACGATTATTTCTAGAGACGGCCTGGCGTGCAATCGAGGATGCGGGCTATGGCGGCGGCAAGCTTGGAGGAAGCCCTACAGGCGTCTATGTTGGCTATGGCTCTGATGCAGACTACTTGAAGCTGATTCGTCAGGTGGAGCCGGAGGCTGTCTCCATGTCCATGGCGGGAAATGTACGCCCGATCATCGCTAGCCGCTTGTCGTATTTGATGGATCTTCGAGGGCCGAGTTTCATCGTCGATTCGACATGCTCCTCCTCGCTCGTGGCCGTTCACCTGGCGTGCCAGGCGATACGCAATGGAGAGTGTGACTCCGCGATCGTAGGCGGAACTCAGCTTCACCTGATCCCGATCCGGGAGTATGAGGTTGGCATTGAATCCTCCACTTCGCGGGCGAGAACCTTTGATGATCGTGCCGACGGGACAGGGACTGGCGAAGGCGTTGTTGCGATGATGCTGAAGCCACTCGAGCAAGCCATTGAATCGCGTGATCATATTTATGCCGTGATTAAGTCGAGTGCGCTGAATCAGGATGGTGGATCCGTTGGCATTACTGCTCCTAATGCAGAGGCACAGGAGGCAGTGATTGCAGATGCATGGAAGAGAGCGGGTATCGATCCTGAGACAATTGGATATATCGAGACCCATGGCACCGGTACAAAGCTTGGAGATCCCATCGAAGTTGAGGGGCTAAAGCGGGCGTTCCGACGCTTTACGGACAAGCGGCAATTTTGTGCAATCGGGGCGCTCAAAAGCAACATTGGTCATTTGGATAATACAGCGGGTATCGCAGGCCTGCTCAAAGCCGTTCTATCGCTAAAAAACAAATGCATCTATCCGACGCTACATTTTGATCGACCGAATCGGGTGATTGATTTTGCGGAATCTCCTGTATATGTGAACGATAAACTGATGGAATGGAAGAGCGGACCACATCCTCGTAGATGTGGAGTAAGCTCCTTCGGCATCAGCGGCACCAACTGCCATGTCATCTTGGAGGAGGCTCCAGTGGAACGCTCATGGATGAAGCCTCAGCATGACGAATATCGACTGTTCGTCTTGTCTGCGCAGACAGTGTCTGCATTAGAGACTTATGTGGATGCAAGCCTTGATTATCTGATGCATCGTCCATCCATTGATTTTGGGGATCTGTGCTACACATTGGGCACAGGTAGAGGGCATTACCGCTATCGGATCGCGATTGCAGCCAAAAGTGTGGATGAGGTTGTAGACGAATTAAGAAGCTTTAAGACGGCTGGATTCAAGGGCATGCAAGATCGATCACAAGGAGAATCGAATAGCTCCTTATATGCGGATTCGATTGATCGCTTGCAATCGCAGCTTGAAGCGATTCGTTCTGCAGCTGAAGTTGTGTTTGCTACTTACTTCTCCTCTGATAGGATGGATCGCATGCTTTGTGCAGAGCTAGGCAGGCTTTATGTGCAAGGAGTGAGCATTCCATGGGAGCGCCTGTATCGGCAAGAGCGTAGAAGACGTCTAAGCTTTCCGACTTATCCGTTTGATCGGTATCGGTGCTGGGTGAATCTGACCGATCATACATCAAAAGGTAGAGCTCGTCATACCTCGGCCAAGCGCAATGATGCTTACGAAGCAGCAAGGAATGAAAGTCATAATCAAGATCAAGATCAAAGTGCTTTCTATCATCAACGGAGATGGCTCCCTGAGCCGTTACCACAGATTGGTCGAAAAAGCCACGGCTGTGAGACGATTCTCATCTTAACAGAAGATCATCAGGATAGCAGTCCTTTCGTACGACGATGGAAAGCAGTTGGATCGAAGGTTATTGAGGCTGCTATGGGTGACAGCTTTAAGGTAGTCGATGTGACGAAGTATATCGTTCGCGACGAGATGGAGGATTATGAGCGACTGCTGCATGATGCATTCGATTCATTCAACTCATTAGGTGACCGATCTCTTCTTATCGTTGATCTACGGTTTGCTGCCTTTGGTAATGAAGATGAGACCTTGGAGAAGCATGAACAGCAATTGGAGCAGTCGATATATCGGCTCTATCGTCTGATTCATGCGCTAGCACGTCGGGATGGTCATGAATCAATAGCTGTGACGCTTGTTACTTCCTACGCGGATGAAGTTACGGCTGAGCAGCCAAGAGTACGTCCTGAGCAATTTGCCATGATCGGGCTGAGCAAAGCTGCCGGCTGGGAGAATCCGAATCTAAAAATCCGGTGGATTGATGTGGATGAGCAGTCGGATCTGGTAGAGAGCGTATGCTCTGAGCTTGAAGTAGAGACGACAGAGTATTGGACGGCTTATCGCCAAGGAAAGCGATATGTAGAGTGCGTTGATGTGCTGAGGCTGGAAGAAGAAGTATCAAGTTCTCTTCAGCCGTTCTTCATCCGTTCCCAAGATATAAACGGTACATACCTCATTACAGGAGGACTTGGCAGCATCGGACTGCTGATCGTTTCGCACTTTGTAAAAGAGTCGAAAGGTAACATCCGCCTTGCTTTAATGGGCAGAACGGCACTTCCGCCCAGAGATCAATGGCCTGACCTAGAGCATGCGGATCAGGATAAGAAGATCGTTCGTGCGATACGTGCCATTCGTGAGATGGAGGATGCCGGGGCGCAGATTGAAGTCATTCAGGCGGATGTGTCCAATAAAGAGCAGCTGAGTAAGGCAATCACGTCTCTGCGGCAGCGTCATGGACGAATTGCAGGGATCGTGCATGCTGCCGGAGTTTCCGAAGGAAATCTGATGAGCCGATTGTCGGCAGAAGAGCTGCGATCCGTCATTGCGTCCAAGACGACAGGTACGTGGCTGCTGGATCATTTAACGCGGCAGGATAAACCGGACTTCTTAGTCCTCTACTCGTCTGCGATTACGCTGGTAGGCGGAATCGGCTCAGGTCCGTACACGGCAGGCAATGCATATTTGGATGGATATTCAGCTTATCGAAACCGTTTTGGCTTACGAACCTTGACCATCAATTGGCCGGCTTGGAAGGAGACCGAGAAGGATGAGGCAGATGAGGTAGACGAATCGAAGGAGATGTTCTGTCTCATGTCTCAGGAGGATGGAATACGAGCGTTCCAAGAGCTTCTTCAGGCTTCTGAAGCTGCTCCCGTAAGACAGGCTATTGTCGGGAGATGGAATCGTGGCAGCCACCTGTTTGTATTAGGGGAGCTGCTGCCATTCCGTCAATCCGAGCAGGTTCAACAGGCTCTAACTCGATCCATAACAACCGATAAGACTCATGCGAAGGCAGATCATAGACGTTCAGCAGGTACTGCGAATAATGGAACTTTTGCAGCTCCAAATAAATGGCCTACCACGCATAGTGAGATCGAAGAAGCGGTGGCCGAGGCATGGAAGCAAGTGCTTGGCTATGAGGAATTGGACGTTCATGCAAATTTCTTCGAGATCGGTGGAGACTCCATCCTTATCACGAGAGTGCATCACTATATCGATGAGGAGTTTCCTGGGCTGACTACAGTAGCGGATATGTTCTCTTATCCAACCATCGCTCGGATAACCGATCACCTATATGATGTTGTTTCCGATACGGAAGAAACGGGTGAAACTACGTTGGAATCGATCGAGGCGAACTCCTTTAATGAAGCGATATTCGCGATGTTTGAGCGAGTAAAGCGAGGCGAATTATCCATCGAGAATGCGGTTGATCTTTATCGCGGGATGGAGGTAGCAAATGGATAA